From Camelina sativa cultivar DH55 chromosome 5, Cs, whole genome shotgun sequence:
AAAGGTTTGATTATGGTTTATTTGTAAGCAGGATAAACAAAGATTCAGATTAAGAGgagtctgttttgttttttattgtttcttgatGTCTGAGGAGATATCTAGCACAGTGAACTTGGATTTGAATCTTGGTCCTGACCCTGAGTTAGGTCTCGAGCCAGCAATAAGTTATGCTAGATCTGATTGGGGTAATGAGCCTCCTGCTGCTGgagaatttgaaaattttagaagGTTTAGAAGTCGGTACAGGCCACGTTTCAGAATTAATATGCTTCCGGTTCTTGCTGAAACACATAGCCCCGCTATAGAATTGAGTCAGTTGTTGATCCCTTCTGGTGCTAATGGAGCTGAtttgccagctggtgaaggaAGCATAGCTGGTGGAGAGAGAGTTAGTAGCGAGGAGGACTCGAAAAAGTGTGAGAATGGGAGCAAAGTCATGGAAGAAGAGAACGTAACAGAGGAGAAAAGGGATGTTGAGAAGAGCGTTGGCAGCGATGGGAGCTTTTTcgattgttatatatgtttggaTTTGTCAAAGGATCCAGTTGTGACTAATTGTGGCCACCTTTACTGTTGGTCTTGCATTTACCAGTGGCTACAGACTTCAGAGGCAAAGGAATGTCCGGTTTGCAAAGGTGAGATATCTGTGAAAACCGTGACTCCAATCTATGGACGTGGGAAACATGAAAGAGAATCTGAAGAGGTTTCAAATACCAAGATCCCTTCGAGACCTCAAGCTCGGCGTGTGGAGAGTTTGAGGAATACACTTAACAGGTCAGGTTATGTACCACCAACTGAGATGATTAGGCATTTACAGGATAGGCTTGAAAGGGAATCTACCAACAGGCCAGGTTATATACCAACAGAAAGACGCGCCAGACCATTTCTTAACCGGTTTATGACTTCGAGGGGAGTTAGAGCAGAGCAGAACCAGTCTGGTGAAGCATCATTGGTTGCTGCACCATCAGATGATATCAACGATATTGATCTGATCTCGAACAATTCCCCTGAACGTGAAGGGGAAAACAGAAACCTGAGGTCATCCC
This genomic window contains:
- the LOC104785173 gene encoding uncharacterized protein LOC104785173, producing the protein MSEEISSTVNLDLNLGPDPELGLEPAISYARSDWGNEPPAAGEFENFRRFRSRYRPRFRINMLPVLAETHSPAIELSQLLIPSGANGADLPAGEGSIAGGERVSSEEDSKKCENGSKVMEEENVTEEKRDVEKSVGSDGSFFDCYICLDLSKDPVVTNCGHLYCWSCIYQWLQTSEAKECPVCKGEISVKTVTPIYGRGKHERESEEVSNTKIPSRPQARRVESLRNTLNRSGYVPPTEMIRHLQDRLERESTNRPGYIPTERRARPFLNRFMTSRGVRAEQNQSGEASLVAAPSDDINDIDLISNNSPEREGENRNLRSSRALSNRRQRAERPARMSSFTLTAAERLVDAYLITHAMGRIQERNTVGGVEDRDSFSSIIGVMNSESQVDTAAEIESMMSVSTSSSVRRHENSSRVSDVDSAESRPLRRRRRFA